A window of Micromonospora sp. WMMC415 genomic DNA:
GGTCTCGGCCGCCGCCTTCGCCGCACCGTACGGGAAGATCGGGGTGGGCGCCTCGTCGTCGAGGTACGGCGTCGGCCGTCCGGCGTGCACGGCGTCGCTGGACAGGTGCACCAGCCGCGCCCCGACCTCGGCGGCGGCGTACGCGACGTGGGCCGCCCCGTCGGCGGTGACCGCCCAGTCGTCGTACCGGTAGGGGGTGGCGACGACCGCGTCGGGGCGTACCTCGGCAAGGAGCGCCCGCACGGCGGACCGGTCCGTGACGTCCATCCGGCGCACCCGGACACCCGGCACCGCGACCGCGCTGCCGAAGTACGTCCCCACCACGCGCCGACCGGCCGCCACCACCTGCCGGCACACCTCGCGACCGAGGAACCCGCTGGCCCCCACCACGAGCAGCGTCATCCCGCCCCACCCCCGACTCTGTCGATCATGAGGTTAGCGGGCGCGACACGCCGTGTCGCCACCCGTCAACCTCATGATCGACGCGGGCTGGAGCCGGGTGGGGCCGTCAGGTGGGGTCGGCTACCGGGGCGGCTGGGCCGGCGGTGCCGGTGTGGGCCGTCGCCGGCGGCTTGGGCTTGGCGTCGATGCCGGCCTCCAGGCGCTGCTGGGCGGTGATCGGGGTGGGGGCGCCGGTCAGCGGGTCGAAGCCGCCGCGCGTCTTCGGGAAGGCGATGACCTCCCGGATCGAGTCGGCGCCGGAGAGCAGCATGCAGACCCGGTCCCAGCCGAACGCGATGCCGCCGTGCGGGGGCGGGCCGTACTTGAACGCCTCCAGCAGGAAGCCGAACTTGTCCTGCGCCTCGTCGGGCGTGATGCCGAGCAGGTCGAAGACGCGCCGCTGCACGTCGCCACGGTGGATACGGATCGAGCCGCCGCCGATCTCGTTGCCGTTGCAGACGATGTCGTACGCGTACGCCAGGGCCCGGTCCGGCGCCTCCTCGAAGCGGTCCACCCACTCCGCGTTCGGCGACGTGAAGGGGTGGTGCACGGCCGTCCAGCCTCCCTCGTCGGTGCGTTCGAACATCGGCGCGTCGACCACCCAGCAGAACGCCCAGGCGCTCTCGTCGACCAGGTTGGCCCGCTTGGCGATCTCGATCCGGGCGGCGCCGAGCAGTTCCTGCGCCTCCCGGATGTTGGCGCCGGCGGCGAAGAAGATCGCGTCGCCGGGCTTGGCGCCGACCGCGTCGGCCAGGCCGGCCAGGTGCTCCTCGGAGAGGTTCTTCGCCACCGGGCCGCGGGCCTCGCCGGTCTCGGCGTCGAGCACCACGTACGCGAGGCCCTTCGCGCCGCGCGCCTTGGCCCAGTCCTGCCAGCCGTCCAACTCCTTGCGGGACTGGCTCGCGCCGCCCGGCATGACGACCGCGCCGACGTAGCCGCCCGCGTCGATCGCGCCGGCGAAGACCCGGAACTGCGTGCCGCGCAGGTAGTCGGTCAGCTCGGTCAGCTCGACGCCGTAGCGCAGGTCCGGCTTGTCGGAGCCGTACCGGGCCATCGCGTCGTGCCAGGTGATCCGCGGGATCGGCCGGGCGATCTCGTGGCCGGCCAGGTCCTTCCACAGCGCGCCGACGATCGCCTCGCCGAGGTCGATCACGTCGTCCTCGGTGACGAACGACATCTCGATGTCGAGCTGGGTGAACTCCGGCTGCCGGTCGGCGCGGAAGTCCTCGTCGCGGTAGCAGCGGGCGATCTGGTAGTACCGCTCCATGCCGCCGACCATGAGCAGCTGCTTGAACAGCTGCGGCGACTGGGGCAGCGCGTACCAGGTGCCCGGCTGGAGCCGCACCGGAACCAGGAAGTCGCGGGCGCCCTCGGGGGTCGAGCGGGTGAGCGTCGGGGTCTCGATCTCCAGGAAGTCCCGCTCGTGCAGCACGGTCCGGGCGAGCTGGTTCGCCCGCGAGCGCAGCCGCATGGCCTTCGCCGGGCCGCTGCGGCGCAGGTCCAGGTAGCGGTAGCGGAGGCGGACGTCGTCACCTGCCTCCACCTGGTCGTCGACCGGCAGCGGCAGCGGAGCCGCCTCGGACAGCACCTCCAGCTCGACGGCCGTCACCTCGACCTCGCCGGTCGCGAGGTCCGGGTTCTCGTTGCCCTCGGGGCGGCGGGTCACCTCGCCGGTGACCTTGACGCAGAACTCGTTGCGCAGCGCGTGCGCGTCCTCCTCGCGGAAGACGACCTGCACCACGCCGGAGCCGTCCCGCAGGTCGACGAAGATGACACCGCCGTGGTCGCGCCGGCGGGCCACCCAGCCGGCGAGCGTCACCGTGGTGCCGGCGTCCGTCGCGCGCAGGCTGCCGGCGTCATGGGTACGGATCACGACGTGCGTCTCCCTCGTCTGCGGAATGTCTCTGCCCCGGCATTCTGTCAGGGCTGCCGGCGCCACGTTCCACGGGTGTAAGGAAGGGCCCCTTCTTAACGCGCGGGTGTCAAGAAGGGGCCCTTCCTTACATGCGGGCGGACCGCCACGTGCGGGCGGGCCGCCGGAGGAGGAGTCCGGCGGCCCGCTCGGGACGGATCGGTCAGTAGACGCTGACGCCGTAGCGGCTCAGCACCTCGGTGACCGGCTGGAAGTAGGTGGTGCCGCCGGTGCTGCAGTTGCCGCTGCCGCCCGAGGTCAGGCCGAGGGCGGTGGAGCCGCTGAACAGCGAGCCGCCGCTGTCACCGGGCTGGGCGCAGATGTTGGTGCGGATCAGGCCGGAGACGGAGCCCTCGGCGTAGTTCACCGTCGCGTTGAGCGCGGTGACCGAGCCGCTGCGCAGGCCGGTGGTGCTGCCGGAGCGCTGCGCGGACTGGCCGACGTACGCGTTGGCGGCGCCGGTGATGTCCCGGTAGCTGCCGTTCCACAGGTAGACGTTGCCCGGCTGCGTGGTGGTCTGGTTGCTGTACCGGACGATGCCGTAGTCGTTGCCCGGGAAGCTGGAGCCGGCCCGGGTGCCCAGCAGCGAGGTCTGGGCCGAGTTCGAGTACCAGTTCGACGAGATGTTCGTGCAGTGGCCGGCGGTGATGAAGTACTTCACGCCGCTGCTGCTGCGCACGTTGAAGCCGAGCGAGCAGCGCCCGCCGCCGCCGGCGTAGATGGCCTGGCCGCCGGAGATCCGGGTGCTCAGCACGCCGGCCTCGGCCTCGATGCGCACCGCGCCGTTGGTCCGCGCCGCGGCGGCCTTCACCCGCTCCAGCTTGGCGCCGGTCACGGTGCTGTCGACGGAGACGACGACCTGGTTGGTGGCCGGGTCGACCCACCAGGCGGTGCCCGGGATCTTGGCGGTGCGCTCCAGTTCGGCGGTGGCGCGGTTCAGCTCGGCGGCGCCGCGCGTGACGATCTTCGGGGTGGCGCCGGCGGCGGCGACCTGGCGGGCGGCGACGGCATCGGTCACGGCGACGACCATCTTGCCGTTGGCGCCGGCGTAGGTACCGGCAGCGCGGTCACCGAGCCGCTCGGCGAGGGTGGCGGCGGCGTCTGGTGAGGCGGCGGCGGGGGCGGCCTGGGCCGGGGCTCCCATCAGGGCTCCGGCGACCAGGGTTCCGGCCGCGACGAGGGTGGCGGCGCGGCGGAACGTGGACCTCGTGGGTCGCATGTAACAACCTCCGTGAACGGGGGGGACGGCCCACGCCAGGGCAGCGGGACCGCGGGGGTCAACCCGGCTAGCTGCGGGAACCGGCCGAGCTGAGGGAAGTATTCACATATTTAAGATCATAGGCAAGGCCTCCGTTTGCCCGAATTCACCCAACGGCCACATGTAACGGCCCGGCAACATTGTGGACACAGACCGTTATCTATACGCTCCGGTAACCGCGTATCCCGGCACCCGCGACCCGGAGGCCCCCATGACCGTCATCCGTCGCGCGCTGGCCGCCCTCGCCGGCGTCATCGCCCTCGTCCTGCTCGCCGCCACCCCCGCCGTCGCCGACGCTGGCCCGCCACCGAACTCGATGGCGAGTCTCGGCGACTCCATCACCCGCGGCTTCAACGCCTGCGGGTGGTACGTCGACTGCACCTCCCGCTCATTCAGCACCGGGGACTACTCCACGGTGAACAGTCACTACCTGCGCATCCGCGCGGTCAACCCGAACATCAACGGTCGCAACCACAACGACGCCCGGTCGGGAGCGAAGTCCGCCGACATGTACGGCCAGGCCGGCACCGCGGTCAGCCAGGGCGTCGGGTACGTCACGATGCTGATCGGCGCGAACGACGCCTGCACCAGCTCGGAGTCGACGATGACCTCGGTGACCACCTTCCGGGCGAACATCGACTCCGCGCTCAACCGGCTCAAGGCGGGTCTGCCCAACGCCAAGGTCTTCCTCATCAGCGTCCCGGACATCCACCGGCTCTGGTTCGTCGGCAAGGGCAGCGGCAGCGCCCGCAGCGCCTGGTCGCTCTTCGGCATCTGCCAGTCCATGCTGGCCAACCCCACCTCCACCGCCCAGGCCGACGTCGACCGGCGCAACCGGGTCCGGCAACGGGTGATCGACTTCAACGCCCAGCTCGCGGCGGCCTGCGCGGCGTACGGCGCGAACTGCCTCTTCGACAACAACGCCGTCTTCGGCTACCCCTTCACCCTGAGCCAGCTCTCCGGCTGGGACTACTTCCACCCGAACACCAGCGGGCAGCAGGTGCTGGCGAGCGTGTCGTACGCCGCCGGCTTCCGCTGGTAGGCGAGCCCGTGACCGGCGCGCGGCGCTCCGGCGTCCGCGCGCCCGGCCTCCCCGCAGCGGCACCGGGCGCCGCCGACCGGGTCAGCCGGCCCGGCGGCGCGCCCCTGGGCCCGGCCGGGGCACCACGTCACGGGGCTCGTCGATCTGGTGGCCCCGCTCGCAGCGCAGGACGACACCCACCTCGCCGCCGCAGTCACGGTGGTCGACGCGCAGCGGGGGACCCTCCGGGTCGGCGAGGTACCGGTCGCCCCACCCGAGCACGGCGACCAGCACCGGCCACAGGTCGAGGCCCTTGGGGGTCAGCCGGTACTCGTGACGCACCCGGCTGCCGGGCTCCCGGTACGGCTCGCGGCGCAGCACGCCATGCGCGACCAGCATGGCGAGGCGGTTGGTGAGCACCTGGCGGGGGACGCCGGTGCGGACCCGCATGTCGTCGAAGCGGCGGACGCCGTTGAACACCTCACGCAGCACCACGAGGGTCCACTTCTCGCCGAGGACCTCCATCGCGCGGGCGATCGTGCAGTTCTCGATCGACCAGTCCAGTGCCGCGGGTCTCATACCCGCCAGGCTAGGTCTGATTGACAGACTCAGCAAACGGCTGCGAGGCTGAGTCCATGACACAGACGCAGGACCGCAGCCGTACGTTCTCCTGGTCCGACCCGGGCATCAACGCCGCTCAGCTCGGTCGGCGCAGCGGCCTCGACCTGCTGCGGGCGATGATCGCGGGCGAGCTGGCCGCCCCGCCGATCATGCACCTGGTCGACATGGCGCGGATGGAGGCCGAGGAGGGCTGGGTCGCCGTCGAGCTGGTGCCGCAGGAGTTCCACTACAACCCGCTCGGCACCGTCCACGGTGGCGTCATCTCCACGCTGCTGGACACGGCCGCGGGCTGCGCCGTGCACACCACCCTGCCGGCGGGAGTGGGCTACACCTCACTCGACCTGAACGTGAAGTTCCTCCGCCCGGTCACCGTCGACTCCGGCACCCTGCGCTGCGAGGGCACCGTCCTCCAGCGGGGCCGCGGGACGGCCCTGGCCGAAGCCCGCCTCACGGACACCAGGGGCCGGCTGATCGCCCACGCCACGTCCACCTGCCTCCTGTTCCCCGTGGACGCCCCCACCCGGGCCTGATCCCCCGCCGCCCCTCCTCCCGCACCGGCAGGAAGTCCCGGGGAGGGGCCCCGGAACTCCCCGGGCGCGCGCCGTCGCTTCCGAGAGCCGGCGACGGTCGCGCCCGGGGCCGCGTCAGCAGGCCCGAGGTCAGCAGGCCGAGGGGGTCAGCGGAGCGCGCTCCGGCGGGCGCGGCGGGCGTCGCGCTTCTCCTCGAAGCGGGACGCGGCACGCTCCAGATCGTCCAGGTGGGTGGCGATCTGCTCGCGGGCGGCCTCACCGTCGCCGTTCAGACCGGTGACCTTGAAGATGTCCCACTGCCGCAGCACCGGGACCACCACCTCGTCGCGGTGCTGCCGCAGGTCGTAAATGCCGGCCAGGGCGATCGCCACCGACTTACGGGCGAAGCCGTCGATGCCGTTGCCCGGCATCTGGAAGTCAGCCAGCACGTCGGCCACGGCGCGCATCGCCTGACTCGGGGCCAACTCCAGGGCCGCGCCGAGTAGGTTGCGGTAGAACACCATGTGCAGGTTCTCGTCGGCGGCGATCCGGGCGAGCAGCGCCTCGCACCGCGGGTCGCCGGTGGCCCTGCCCGTGTTGCGGTGGGAGATCCGCGTGGCGAGTTCCTGGAAGGACACGTACGCGAGCGAGTGCAGCATCTCCTCGTCGTGGGCGTTGTGGAACCCGTTCGACATGTGCGTCATCCGGGCCCGCTCCAGGGCCACCGGGTCGACGGCACGGGTCACCGTCAGGTAGTCCCGGATCGCCGTGCCGTGCCGCCCCTCCTCGGCGGTCCACCGGTGCACCCACGTCCCCCACGCGCCGTCCCGGCCGAAGAGCGTGGCGATCTGGTGGTGGTACGAGGGCA
This region includes:
- a CDS encoding helix-turn-helix domain-containing protein — translated: MRPAALDWSIENCTIARAMEVLGEKWTLVVLREVFNGVRRFDDMRVRTGVPRQVLTNRLAMLVAHGVLRREPYREPGSRVRHEYRLTPKGLDLWPVLVAVLGWGDRYLADPEGPPLRVDHRDCGGEVGVVLRCERGHQIDEPRDVVPRPGPGARRRAG
- a CDS encoding S1 family peptidase, with product MRPTRSTFRRAATLVAAGTLVAGALMGAPAQAAPAAASPDAAATLAERLGDRAAGTYAGANGKMVVAVTDAVAARQVAAAGATPKIVTRGAAELNRATAELERTAKIPGTAWWVDPATNQVVVSVDSTVTGAKLERVKAAAARTNGAVRIEAEAGVLSTRISGGQAIYAGGGGRCSLGFNVRSSSGVKYFITAGHCTNISSNWYSNSAQTSLLGTRAGSSFPGNDYGIVRYSNQTTTQPGNVYLWNGSYRDITGAANAYVGQSAQRSGSTTGLRSGSVTALNATVNYAEGSVSGLIRTNICAQPGDSGGSLFSGSTALGLTSGGSGNCSTGGTTYFQPVTEVLSRYGVSVY
- the aspS gene encoding aspartate--tRNA ligase — its product is MIRTHDAGSLRATDAGTTVTLAGWVARRRDHGGVIFVDLRDGSGVVQVVFREEDAHALRNEFCVKVTGEVTRRPEGNENPDLATGEVEVTAVELEVLSEAAPLPLPVDDQVEAGDDVRLRYRYLDLRRSGPAKAMRLRSRANQLARTVLHERDFLEIETPTLTRSTPEGARDFLVPVRLQPGTWYALPQSPQLFKQLLMVGGMERYYQIARCYRDEDFRADRQPEFTQLDIEMSFVTEDDVIDLGEAIVGALWKDLAGHEIARPIPRITWHDAMARYGSDKPDLRYGVELTELTDYLRGTQFRVFAGAIDAGGYVGAVVMPGGASQSRKELDGWQDWAKARGAKGLAYVVLDAETGEARGPVAKNLSEEHLAGLADAVGAKPGDAIFFAAGANIREAQELLGAARIEIAKRANLVDESAWAFCWVVDAPMFERTDEGGWTAVHHPFTSPNAEWVDRFEEAPDRALAYAYDIVCNGNEIGGGSIRIHRGDVQRRVFDLLGITPDEAQDKFGFLLEAFKYGPPPHGGIAFGWDRVCMLLSGADSIREVIAFPKTRGGFDPLTGAPTPITAQQRLEAGIDAKPKPPATAHTGTAGPAAPVADPT
- a CDS encoding PaaI family thioesterase, which translates into the protein MTQTQDRSRTFSWSDPGINAAQLGRRSGLDLLRAMIAGELAAPPIMHLVDMARMEAEEGWVAVELVPQEFHYNPLGTVHGGVISTLLDTAAGCAVHTTLPAGVGYTSLDLNVKFLRPVTVDSGTLRCEGTVLQRGRGTALAEARLTDTRGRLIAHATSTCLLFPVDAPTRA
- a CDS encoding acyl-ACP desaturase; the protein is MTVLSQTALLHELEAVVEKNLDRHLSLAKEWFPHEYVPWSEGRDFDGPMGGEAWSPEDSTIPEVARTALIVNLLTEDNLPSYHHQIATLFGRDGAWGTWVHRWTAEEGRHGTAIRDYLTVTRAVDPVALERARMTHMSNGFHNAHDEEMLHSLAYVSFQELATRISHRNTGRATGDPRCEALLARIAADENLHMVFYRNLLGAALELAPSQAMRAVADVLADFQMPGNGIDGFARKSVAIALAGIYDLRQHRDEVVVPVLRQWDIFKVTGLNGDGEAAREQIATHLDDLERAASRFEEKRDARRARRSALR
- a CDS encoding SGNH/GDSL hydrolase family protein, coding for MTVIRRALAALAGVIALVLLAATPAVADAGPPPNSMASLGDSITRGFNACGWYVDCTSRSFSTGDYSTVNSHYLRIRAVNPNINGRNHNDARSGAKSADMYGQAGTAVSQGVGYVTMLIGANDACTSSESTMTSVTTFRANIDSALNRLKAGLPNAKVFLISVPDIHRLWFVGKGSGSARSAWSLFGICQSMLANPTSTAQADVDRRNRVRQRVIDFNAQLAAACAAYGANCLFDNNAVFGYPFTLSQLSGWDYFHPNTSGQQVLASVSYAAGFRW